The following are from one region of the Littorina saxatilis isolate snail1 linkage group LG4, US_GU_Lsax_2.0, whole genome shotgun sequence genome:
- the LOC138963545 gene encoding UDP-galactose translocator-like produces MTARLDDGLDKMEAGRASEIRARRANTTGASPRVMKVVSLLLLTPQYAVLILTMRWARTRPGPLFTSSTAVLLAEVVKTCTCIFIILVQERSVSLWAHHIYKELLCRPWDFLKVCIPSLLFVIQNNLVYVAVSNLDAATFQVTYQLKILTTAVFSVVLLKKRLSRPQWMALLLLFIGVSIIQVQSTSGSSKADSSPSAQSPVRGLAAVIACCCLSGFANVFFEMLLKGGKQSVWMRNIQLGLSGTILGAMAVWINDGSKIRDQGFFFGYDELVWSVVLLQSLGGLLVATVIKYADNILKGFSTAGSILLSCIASIYIFDFQVTMEFVVGTTLVILAVYLYSSFPATTPGLEINIEAPPKKPVEQV; encoded by the exons ATGACGGCTCGATTGGACGACGGTCTGGATAAGATGGAGGCGGGGAGAGCGTCAGAGATACGTGCTCGTCGTGCCAACACGACTGgag CATCCCCGCGGGTAATGAAAGTGGTCAGCCTGTTACTACTGACCCCGCAGTACGCTGTCCTCATACTGACCATGCGCTGGGCTCGGACCAGACCGGGGCCCCTCTTCACCAGCTCTACGGCCGTTCTGCTGGCCGAAGTGGTCAAGACGTGCACCTGCATTTTCATCATTCTCGTCCAAGAGCGGAGCGTCAGCCTGTGGGCGCATCACATTTACAAGGAGTTGCTGTGCAGACCTTGGGACTTCCTCAAAGTGTGCATCCCCTCGCTACTCTTCGTCATACAGAACAACCTCGTTTACGTCGCCGTGTCTAATTTGGATGCTGCAACTTTTCAG GTGACCTACCAGCTGAAGATCCTGACAACAGCGGTGTTCTCCGTCGTGCTGCTCAAGAAACGCCTGAGTCGTCCTCAGTGGATGGCGCTTCTGCTTCTCTTCATCGGCGTGTCCATTATTCAG GTGCAGTCAACCAGCGGGTCGAGCAAGGCAGACAGCAGTCCCTCAGCACAGAGCCCGGTGCGGGGCCTGGCGGCGGTGATCGCGTGCTGCTGCCTGTCGGGGTTCGCCAACGTCTTCTTCGAGATGCTGCTGAAGGGCGGCAAGCAGAGCGTGTGGATGAGGAACATCCAGCTGGGGCTGTCCGGCACCATCCTGGGCGCCATGGCTGTCTGGATCAACGATGGGTCCAAGATTCGCGATCAG GGCTTCTTCTTCGGCTACGACGAGCTGGTGTGGTCCGTGGTGTTGCTGCAGTCGCTGGGCGGTCTGCTGGTGGCCACCGTCATCAAGTACGCCGACAACATCCTCAAGGGGTTTTCCACTGCGGGCTCTATCCTCCTGTCTTGTATCGCCTCCATCTACATCTTTGATTTCCAG GTGACGATGGAGTTTGTGGTGGGCACGACCCTGGTGATACTGGCCGTCTACCTCTACAGTTCCTTCCCCGCCACCACGCCTGGCCTGGAGATCAACATTGAGGCTCCTCCTAAAAAGCCCGTAGAGCAAGTGTAG